TGTAAACTTTGTAGTTAGAGCTTGGGTTAATACGCCTGATTATTGGGCTGTAAAGTTTGATTTAACTGAACAAGTTAAATTAAGATTTGATAAAGAAGGAATTTCAATTCCTTATCCTCAACAAGATGTGCATCACCATAATCAAGCCTAATATTCCTTCAATATTAGAAGAGATTCTAAATGACCTACAAAAAATAGGAGCAAAACCTATTTTAGTAGGTGGTTGTGTGCGAGACAGTCTTTTACAAATTCCTTGCAAAGATTATGATGTTGAAATCTTTGAAATAAACTGCTTAGAAACTATAGAAAAATCCTTAAAAAAATTTGGTAATGTTAAACTTGTAGGAAAATCTTTTGGAGTTTTAACTCTAAAAATAGATGAATATGACTTTGATTTTGCACTTGCAAGAACAGAAAAAAAAATTGGTCTTGGTCATAATGACTTTGAGGTAAGTACAAATGCTTTTTTAAGCTATGAAGAAGCTGCTTTAAGGCGTGATTTTACAATCAATTCAATTGGCTATGATTTTATAAATGATGAGTTTTTAGACCCCTTTAATGGAATAAAAGATTTAGAAAATAAAAAGCTAAAACATATAAATGATGATACTTTTATTGAAGATGCTTTAAGAGTTTATCGAGTTATTCAATTTGCTTCAAGATTTGAATTTGATGTGGATGAAAAGACAAAAGAACTTTGCGAAAAAATGGTTTTAAATGATGATTTAAAACACTTAGCAATTGAGCGAATTTATGAAGAGTTCAAAAAACTTTTTTTAAAATCACAAAAACCATCAATAGGGTTTAAACTATTAAAAGACTTAGGTGCGTTAAGGTACTTTCCTGAACTTCAAGCCTTAGTAAATTGTAAACAAGATAAAGAGTATCATCCTGAAGGTGATGTTTGGGTTCATACTTTAATGACTTTAGATGAAATGGCAAAAATAATAAGAGAAAAAGAAATAAAAGATGAATATAGAATTTTATATTTATTTTACGCAGAACTTTGTCATGATTTAGGAAAGCCTTTTTGTACTGAAGAAATAAATGGAAGAATAACTTCGCATAAACATGAAAGTTTAGGAATTGAACCTACAAAAACTTTTTTAGCAAGACTTACAAATGAAAAAAAATTTGTAGATTTGATACTTCCTTTAGTAAAAAATCACTTAGCACCTTTTCAATTATATTTAGCAGATTCTTCATTAAAGGCAGTAAAAAGATTATCCTTAAAAGTTAATATTGAAGATTTATGTTTAGTTTGTCTAGCAGATTGTTTAGGTCGAGATATAAAAGATAAAGAAAAATGCCCAAAAGCTACATCTTGGCTTTTAGAGCAAGCAAAAGAATTAAATATTGAAAAATCAGCACTTAAACCACTTGTTCTTGGACGAGATTTAATAGCTCTTGGTATGAAACCATCAAAACAATTTAAAGAAGTTTTAGATTTTGCATTAGATTTACAAATTGAAGAAAATTTAGAAAAGAATAAAATAATAAAGAGAGTAATTAAAAGATATAAAAAGTAATATAGGATAAAATAGAAGAAATTAGGATTTATAATGATATTAATTAAAAATAAGTTTTTAGAAATTATTAATATTTTAAGAGCTTCTTTTATTTCATTAGTGCCTTATTATGTTTTATATTCAACAGTTTTATTATTAATTGAAATATTAAAGCATTTTAATTTATTCTCATCTTTTTTTACATTAGAAGAATCACATAATTTAGTAAAATTAGTAGTTGGTTTGTTGCCTTTATTAGTCAATATTAGTATTTCATTTCATTTGACAAACTCCCATTTCACAAGTGCTAATAGATTTTTGACAATTATTTTATCTTTAATTATTTATTTATGCGTAGAATTAATTGTATTTGGTATTAACATAGAAAAATATATCTTACCTCAATCTATGATATTTGCAATTTTAATACCACTTGTAGTAAATTTTTTACTTTCAAATTATTTAAAAATATCAAAATCTTATCAAGAAAAATTAAATAATAGTATTTCAAATAATATTGCAACTATGTTAATTTATATTATACCTTTTATCTTAATTTTTTTCTTCTAACATTTCTTTTTTCAAGCGTTAGTATTGCATTAGATTTAACCAGTAATATAACTATTTTTGAAGAAGGGCAAGAGACTTTGCTTCTTTTTTTCCGAACAATAATATCTAATTTCTTATGGTTACTAGGAATCCATGGTATTAACTTTTTTGATACATTAATTAATATTCAAATTCTTGATAATTTCATTTCAGAGAACTTAACTTACAAAGAGTTTTTTAATTTATTTGTGCTTCTTGGTGGTTCAGGTGCAGGATTATCTTTACTTTTGTCAATATTTCTATTTTCAAAAGATAAACATACCACATTAATTGGAAAAATGTCTTTGCCTTTTGTTATTTTTAATATCAATGAAATATTAATCTTCGGAATACCTATTTTTATGAATTTTTCTTTAATAATTCCTTTTATATTAGTTCCTATTTTTAATTTTACACTATCGTATATTTTTATTTCTTATACAGATATTATTCTTTTTAATGATACATTTCTTCCTTGGACAACTCCTGCTTTAATGAATATTTATTTAAGTACAGATGGAAATATAATTGCTATACTTTTTCAACTTTTTCTTATTATTATTGGATCTTTTATTTATATGCCATTTATTAAAAGTTATACAAGAACTCAAAGTTCTACTGTTTCGCTAGAAAAAACTGCAAGAAAATTTGATATTTCTTTAGAAGTTGAATCAAGAAGAGACATTAAATTTCAAGAAGCTCAATCTTCTCTTATTAAATCTCATCATAAAATCAATAAAATTATTGATGAGATAAATCAAGATAATCTTACTCTTTATTATCAACCTAAAATAAATATTCAGAATAAAACTTGTAATGAATTTGAAGCACTTATAAGAATAAAAGACAAAAATGGGATTATGAGAGGACCTGATTTTATTATTGATATTGAAGATTCAGGTTTAGCTTCAATTATTGATATTTGGGTATGCAAAGAAGTTAAAAAAGATTTAGAGTTATGGGCTGAAAAAGATTTTTATCCAGAAATTTCAATTAATATTTTTCCTCATACTTTAGAGGACAAAAATTATATCAATGATATTATTAGTATTCTAAAAGGTTATAATATTTGTTTTGAAATTATTGAAAGACGGTCTTCGTTAAATAAAAATGTTTTTGAAAATATTAAATTGATGAAACAAGAAGGTTTTAAAATCTCATTAGATGATTTAGGAGTTGGTTTTACCAATTTCTCTATTCTTTATGAAATACCACTTAGTAGTGTAAAAATAGATAGAAAAATAATCGAGTATACAAAAGATAAAAAAGGGTTTATTTTATACAAAAACATTTGTGAATTATGTTCAGACTTAAATTATCAAATAATTTTAGAAGGAATTGAAACACAAGATGAATATGATAAACTAGTTAATCCCAAAATTAATATAATTCAAGGCTGGTATTATTCAAAAGCTATTTATTTTGATGAAGTTTATCAATATTCAAAATCTTTTTAGAGTAAATTTAGGGTCTAAATATAAAGTTTTCACTTCCATTTACAACATGAAAAATCGTAATATCATATTTTTTTGAATAATACTTAAGTAATAACTTCTGTAGTGTTGGTTCAATTGAAGGTGTAAACCATGCATTATTAGAAGTTGCAATCATATATTTAACATCATTTAAATTTTCAAATATTTTATCCGTTGTTGCTTCATAACATATTGCATTTCTGAACTTTTGTCCTTTTATTTCAAAATCAGTTGCTTCAGAAGCTTTTGCATAATCTTGTGCACCATTGTAAAAAATATCATTAATTATATTAACAAGAAATTTTGGAAAAGGTATTTCTTCACCAAAGGGAACCAAAACAACTTTTTTTGCAATTTTAACAATACCATTTGATATGTGATAAGTTGCATTATAGTATTGATTATCTTCTAAAAATAAAGAACCCGTAATAATATCAATTTTGTATGATTTATCTTTTAATTGTTTTAATAAAACTTCATCTTTATTTAAAAGTGTTGGATATGCAGTTTCCGGTAAAATTACTAAATCTTTTTTATTTTCAATTGCTTTGTTTATTTCAAACAAATTCTTTTCAAATATTGTATTTCTGTAATCTTTTTCCCATTTAAGATTTTGTTTTATATTCATTTGTGGCATAGCTATTTTCGCATTTGGATTGTCTATATATAAACCATTTTGAATATTTATTGCAAAAAGTAGTGGAAGAATTGATAATATTTTCATTCTATGAAGTTTTATCATCAAAAATAATGAAAGTAAAATTAATGCAAAATCTTCTTTCGACGTACCTAAATATGAATCAATAAATATAAGTTCAAACTTCATCCAATTAAAACCAAAAGGAGCTATAAATGTAAATGTAAATATTAAAATTAGTCTTATTGATGTTTTATCAAATATAGCAAATATTAAAAAAATCAAGCCATAAACAAGGCCAATTAAAATTAACAAAATTGGAGTTAAATAAACTAAATCATAATATTCTAAACTTACAGTCATCCAATAACACCATAAAACACCAGTTGTGAAACCTGCAAAAAATACAGATGGTCTTGGAATAGTAAGTAAAAAATATAGTCCTAAAAGCCCTAAAACTGTATTGATAAATCTATATTCGATGTTAAAATAACTTAAGTAAATAAAAGCACTTAATAAAATGCCAGTAATCAAGCCCTTTATTATAAATTTTTTGTTAAAATTAGCGCGTTTTACTAAAAACAAAATAAACTACTTATAAAAAGGAAATTTAATGGACAGTTCAAGTACTGATTTAATAAGCTCATTATTACCTCTTGTTGCATTATTTGCAATATTTTACTTCTTAATCATTAGACCACAACAAAAACAAGCTAAAGCTCATAAAGAGATGATTGCTAACTTAAAAAAAGGTGATAAGATTGTAACAAATGGAGGCTTAATCGTAGAAGTTTCTAATGTAGGTGAAGAAAGCCTTACTGTTAAAAATAGTGACGGTGCAGAAATGAAGCTTGTTAAAGAGTTTGTTTCTAAACTTTTAGAAGACTAAACTTCATTATATAAAACATGTAAATTATTTACATGTTTTACACTTCAAAATACAAAACCCTTACTAAGGACCAAGATTGAAAATCTTTAATTATAGACTTGTTATCTTTGCATTAAGTATTATATTTGGTGTTGTTTTTGCAATTCCATCTTTTTTACAAACAGATAGCGGAAAAAAAATATCTCTAGGACTTGATTTACAAGGTGGACTTCACATGCGACTTGGTGTGAATACTCATGAAGCCGTAATTTCTAAAATCAAAACAATTGCAACAACAGTAAAATATTATGCTGATGATGAAGACTTACTTATTGATGGTTTATCTATTGATGATGAAAGTGTTAACTTTACTGTATTAGATAAAGACGAAATTCCAAAAATGGATGAAATGTTAAAGCAAATAAAAGGGCTTGAAGTTTCAAAAAACGACTTATCTTATACTCTTATTTTGACAGCAGATGATATAGAAAAAACAAAAGATTCAGCAGTATCACAAGCTGTTGAAACAATTAGAAATAGACTTGACCAATTTGGACTTGCTGAGCCTTCTGTTGTAAGACAAGGTGCTACTGATATTGTAGTAGAATTGCCAGGAATTAAAACTCAAGCTGAAGAAAAAGCAGCAAGAGAACTTATTTCAAAACCTGCAAAACTAGAACTTATGGAAGTTGATGAAGAAAGAGCTGATCAAGTATATACACTTACAAGATCACAAGCTTCTGAATATGGTGACATAATTTTAGAAGATACAAATGATGTTAATAGAAAATATCTAGTAAAAGAAATTCCAATTTTAAATGGTTCTCAAGTAATTGATGCACAAGTTGCATTTGATCAAGGGAATCAACCTATAATTAACTTTACACTTAACTCTACAGGTGCTAGAATTTTTGGAGACTTTACAGGAAGAAGTGTAGGAAAAAGATTAGCAGTTGTTTTAGATGGGAAAGTATATTCAGCACCTAATATTAGAGAAAGAATCGGTGGTGGTTCTGGACAAATATCTGGAGGATTTTCAACTTTAGAAGCGGGAAACGTTGCAATTGCTTTAAGATCAGGAGCATTACCTGCTTCTGTTAATTTACTTGAAAAAAGATCTGTTGGACCATCACTTGGTGCTGATTCAATTAAAGCTTCTACAATTGCTTTAGTTTCAGGTTTTTTAATAGTATTTGTATTTATGATAGTTTATTACAGACGTGCTGGAGTTATTGCAAATATTGCATTAATTACAAATATTTTCATAATCATCTCGGTTATGGCAATGTTTGGAGCAACACTTACTTTACCTGGTATGGCAGGAATTGTATTAACAGTTGGTATGGCTGTTGATGCTAATGTTATTATTAGTGAAAGAATTAGAGAATTATTAAAAGCTGGAAACTCAGTTGCAAAATCTATCGAAGATGGATACTCAAAT
This sequence is a window from Poseidonibacter parvus. Protein-coding genes within it:
- a CDS encoding CCA tRNA nucleotidyltransferase, whose product is MCITIIKPNIPSILEEILNDLQKIGAKPILVGGCVRDSLLQIPCKDYDVEIFEINCLETIEKSLKKFGNVKLVGKSFGVLTLKIDEYDFDFALARTEKKIGLGHNDFEVSTNAFLSYEEAALRRDFTINSIGYDFINDEFLDPFNGIKDLENKKLKHINDDTFIEDALRVYRVIQFASRFEFDVDEKTKELCEKMVLNDDLKHLAIERIYEEFKKLFLKSQKPSIGFKLLKDLGALRYFPELQALVNCKQDKEYHPEGDVWVHTLMTLDEMAKIIREKEIKDEYRILYLFYAELCHDLGKPFCTEEINGRITSHKHESLGIEPTKTFLARLTNEKKFVDLILPLVKNHLAPFQLYLADSSLKAVKRLSLKVNIEDLCLVCLADCLGRDIKDKEKCPKATSWLLEQAKELNIEKSALKPLVLGRDLIALGMKPSKQFKEVLDFALDLQIEENLEKNKIIKRVIKRYKK
- a CDS encoding EAL domain-containing protein, with protein sequence MALDLTSNITIFEEGQETLLLFFRTIISNFLWLLGIHGINFFDTLINIQILDNFISENLTYKEFFNLFVLLGGSGAGLSLLLSIFLFSKDKHTTLIGKMSLPFVIFNINEILIFGIPIFMNFSLIIPFILVPIFNFTLSYIFISYTDIILFNDTFLPWTTPALMNIYLSTDGNIIAILFQLFLIIIGSFIYMPFIKSYTRTQSSTVSLEKTARKFDISLEVESRRDIKFQEAQSSLIKSHHKINKIIDEINQDNLTLYYQPKINIQNKTCNEFEALIRIKDKNGIMRGPDFIIDIEDSGLASIIDIWVCKEVKKDLELWAEKDFYPEISINIFPHTLEDKNYINDIISILKGYNICFEIIERRSSLNKNVFENIKLMKQEGFKISLDDLGVGFTNFSILYEIPLSSVKIDRKIIEYTKDKKGFILYKNICELCSDLNYQIILEGIETQDEYDKLVNPKINIIQGWYYSKAIYFDEVYQYSKSF
- a CDS encoding apolipoprotein N-acyltransferase; translation: MFLVKRANFNKKFIIKGLITGILLSAFIYLSYFNIEYRFINTVLGLLGLYFLLTIPRPSVFFAGFTTGVLWCYWMTVSLEYYDLVYLTPILLILIGLVYGLIFLIFAIFDKTSIRLILIFTFTFIAPFGFNWMKFELIFIDSYLGTSKEDFALILLSLFLMIKLHRMKILSILPLLFAINIQNGLYIDNPNAKIAMPQMNIKQNLKWEKDYRNTIFEKNLFEINKAIENKKDLVILPETAYPTLLNKDEVLLKQLKDKSYKIDIITGSLFLEDNQYYNATYHISNGIVKIAKKVVLVPFGEEIPFPKFLVNIINDIFYNGAQDYAKASEATDFEIKGQKFRNAICYEATTDKIFENLNDVKYMIATSNNAWFTPSIEPTLQKLLLKYYSKKYDITIFHVVNGSENFIFRP
- the yajC gene encoding preprotein translocase subunit YajC, giving the protein MDSSSTDLISSLLPLVALFAIFYFLIIRPQQKQAKAHKEMIANLKKGDKIVTNGGLIVEVSNVGEESLTVKNSDGAEMKLVKEFVSKLLED
- the secD gene encoding protein translocase subunit SecD, whose amino-acid sequence is MKIFNYRLVIFALSIIFGVVFAIPSFLQTDSGKKISLGLDLQGGLHMRLGVNTHEAVISKIKTIATTVKYYADDEDLLIDGLSIDDESVNFTVLDKDEIPKMDEMLKQIKGLEVSKNDLSYTLILTADDIEKTKDSAVSQAVETIRNRLDQFGLAEPSVVRQGATDIVVELPGIKTQAEEKAARELISKPAKLELMEVDEERADQVYTLTRSQASEYGDIILEDTNDVNRKYLVKEIPILNGSQVIDAQVAFDQGNQPIINFTLNSTGARIFGDFTGRSVGKRLAVVLDGKVYSAPNIRERIGGGSGQISGGFSTLEAGNVAIALRSGALPASVNLLEKRSVGPSLGADSIKASTIALVSGFLIVFVFMIVYYRRAGVIANIALITNIFIIISVMAMFGATLTLPGMAGIVLTVGMAVDANVIISERIRELLKAGNSVAKSIEDGYSNAMRAILDANVTTLLVAVILYAYGTGPIKGFAVTISIGILASMLTAILGTHGIYEALQGKISKDKDLKKWFGVS